A single window of Thalassomonas viridans DNA harbors:
- a CDS encoding TetR family transcriptional regulator codes for MARKTKEEAERTRKTLIHAALMHFSEHGVAHTTLNDISKAAGVTKGAFYWHFKNKLEIFEAIVEEYSAPLDQKTIAIVEQAEDPLAGLFDSLEYFSSEVEKSPELTALFTVSFYKCEYTRELTPLLKFDQQEVAKTKEIIIAALKKLPDSSWQGKQPGNLDFIAAIAIDAVTGVLLRWCRDREGSLPEQVVNTAKVVLSGSGILLTSQKP; via the coding sequence ATGGCCAGAAAAACCAAAGAAGAAGCAGAACGTACCCGTAAAACCCTGATCCACGCCGCCTTAATGCATTTCAGCGAGCATGGTGTTGCCCACACCACACTCAATGATATTTCCAAGGCGGCCGGGGTCACTAAGGGCGCCTTCTACTGGCACTTCAAAAACAAGCTGGAAATCTTTGAAGCCATAGTGGAAGAATATTCTGCTCCTCTGGATCAAAAAACCATAGCGATTGTCGAACAGGCAGAAGATCCCCTGGCCGGTTTATTCGATTCGCTGGAGTACTTCTCCAGCGAAGTAGAAAAATCCCCCGAGCTAACCGCCTTGTTTACGGTATCGTTTTACAAGTGCGAATACACCCGTGAGCTGACGCCTCTATTAAAATTTGATCAGCAGGAAGTGGCCAAAACCAAGGAAATTATCATAGCGGCTTTAAAAAAGTTACCCGACAGCAGCTGGCAAGGCAAGCAGCCGGGCAACCTTGATTTTATCGCCGCTATAGCCATAGACGCAGTGACAGGCGTACTATTGCGCTGGTGCCGCGACAGAGAAGGCAGCCTGCCGGAGCAGGTAGTGAATACCGCTAAAGTCGTGTTATCCGGCAGCGGTATTCTGCTGACTTCCCAAAAGCCATAG
- a CDS encoding efflux RND transporter permease subunit, which yields MNKSSFAYKLFVEKVISSLLLGVLLLGGVLAYNAMLKENNPDLEIPQALITVEWPGAAAEQIEKEITKPLEDVLNGLKGLKKLQSGSQYSFAIIAVEFTTDISISDAMVQLRAKVDEGQAEFPQAVKKPLIEQVSVNDSPVIEYMLYGDLDDYAFSQVVKRIEKRLEAQSGVKKVEKGGYRETSVHVRLLPHRLQSLRISPNIVRQRIEEANQDMSWGEFDNSENITQLYLAGRFDSIETLRALPVHRMGDNRVVRLEEVALVYKGLDKVKSETYFSQHGSGFTQGVSLGVKKRPGVDTITLINQVKALMAEFEQQSFWPQELKAAIISDESEIIEESFNNVFNNIWQAMLAVFIILMVLLTWREALIAGLAIPLTFLGVLLVLGMLGYTLNTMVIIGMVLALGMLVDVFILVMEGMHDHLYEKKMPFADAALATVKTYAMPAFSGQLTTILAMAPMMAIGGIDGKFIRLIPVTAVLCLIFSYIIAFVICISLSQFLLKNTDNAGPSRVDRLAKSTGNKLRAWLLKNALQSRKQALGWLMAVLGVWLVSIYLFTTLPSLLYPKADGRNLAITIELAPDAPLEKSREVAKLAGDYLRQQPYFENVAMYVGKKSPRAVGSITEQLSLNESPNLIGFSALFVPKGDRDKLGYEYVESLRQGLDQTLYHVPGITVLFKPEVGGSSSDDPLQLVLQGADMETLSEIARQVEQELNTIKGVTDVRNNLGPWKNQVRLVANAEALNFHGITEQDFASQLRIATEADEYGKFKIAGVEDDLKIRLSTYWESRGEEIGGPRSIAEISLLNIFTPQGHLVPGGNLADYEFTATPPVFTHNKTQRSITVKGKLEGITVGEVIQHLQPSLEAFKQNWPQGYSYHFAGEAQSSEETYGAAGMVFAVAIFMVFAVLTLALNSFKLPLVVLITIPLALIGTFTGFWLFGIPFSFPAMIGLIALVGIVVNNAIVMVDTMNNHIVDGKPLVEACASGAADRLRPILGTTVTTMVGLIPLAYSDPIWFPLCMAIIFGLLASTVVAMIVIPTMYMLVSHQQQTGLESTSP from the coding sequence ATGAATAAGTCCTCCTTTGCCTATAAGCTGTTCGTCGAAAAAGTTATTTCCTCCCTGTTGCTGGGGGTCTTGCTGCTGGGCGGGGTACTGGCCTATAACGCCATGCTCAAGGAAAACAATCCCGACCTGGAAATCCCCCAGGCACTTATCACGGTGGAATGGCCGGGAGCCGCCGCCGAGCAGATAGAAAAAGAAATCACTAAACCGCTGGAAGATGTGCTCAACGGCTTAAAGGGACTGAAAAAGCTGCAAAGTGGCTCACAATATTCTTTCGCCATTATTGCGGTAGAGTTTACTACAGACATTTCCATTTCCGATGCCATGGTGCAGCTGCGCGCCAAAGTGGATGAGGGCCAGGCGGAGTTTCCGCAGGCGGTAAAAAAGCCGCTGATAGAGCAGGTATCCGTCAACGACTCGCCGGTGATCGAATACATGCTTTACGGCGATCTTGACGACTATGCCTTCAGCCAGGTGGTGAAACGCATCGAAAAACGCCTGGAAGCCCAGTCCGGCGTGAAAAAAGTCGAAAAAGGCGGCTACCGTGAAACCAGCGTACATGTACGCTTGCTGCCGCACAGGTTGCAGTCCCTGCGCATCTCCCCCAATATCGTGCGCCAGCGCATTGAAGAAGCCAACCAGGATATGAGCTGGGGCGAATTTGATAACAGCGAAAACATTACCCAACTATACCTGGCCGGACGCTTTGACAGCATCGAAACCCTGCGGGCCTTGCCGGTTCACCGCATGGGTGACAACCGGGTGGTGCGCCTGGAAGAAGTCGCCCTGGTATATAAGGGGCTGGATAAGGTCAAGTCGGAAACCTACTTTTCCCAGCACGGCTCCGGGTTCACCCAGGGGGTGTCCCTCGGCGTGAAAAAACGTCCCGGGGTGGATACCATCACATTGATCAACCAGGTCAAAGCCCTGATGGCAGAGTTTGAACAACAAAGTTTCTGGCCACAGGAGCTTAAGGCCGCCATCATCAGCGACGAAAGCGAGATTATCGAAGAGTCATTTAACAACGTCTTCAACAATATCTGGCAGGCAATGCTGGCGGTTTTTATCATCTTAATGGTATTGCTGACCTGGCGCGAAGCCCTGATTGCCGGGCTGGCGATCCCGCTGACCTTCCTCGGTGTCCTGCTGGTACTCGGCATGCTGGGTTATACCCTAAATACTATGGTGATCATCGGCATGGTGCTGGCATTAGGTATGCTGGTAGATGTCTTTATCCTGGTGATGGAAGGCATGCATGATCACCTCTATGAGAAAAAAATGCCTTTTGCCGATGCCGCCCTAGCAACGGTAAAAACCTATGCCATGCCGGCATTTTCCGGCCAGCTCACCACCATTTTGGCGATGGCGCCTATGATGGCCATCGGCGGCATCGACGGCAAGTTTATCCGTTTGATCCCGGTCACTGCCGTCTTGTGTCTGATCTTCAGTTATATCATTGCTTTTGTCATCTGCATTTCCCTGTCGCAATTTTTATTGAAAAACACCGACAATGCCGGACCCAGCCGGGTTGACCGCCTGGCCAAATCAACCGGCAACAAGCTGCGCGCCTGGCTGCTGAAAAATGCCCTGCAAAGCCGCAAGCAGGCACTAGGCTGGCTAATGGCCGTACTCGGGGTCTGGCTGGTGTCCATCTATTTATTTACCACCCTGCCTTCCCTGCTCTACCCTAAGGCTGATGGCCGTAACCTGGCGATCACCATAGAACTGGCACCGGATGCCCCGCTGGAAAAAAGCCGTGAAGTGGCCAAACTCGCCGGTGACTACCTCAGGCAACAGCCCTACTTCGAAAATGTTGCCATGTACGTAGGAAAAAAGAGCCCGCGCGCCGTCGGCTCCATCACCGAACAGCTATCCCTTAACGAAAGCCCTAACCTGATAGGTTTTTCCGCCTTATTTGTGCCTAAAGGCGACCGGGATAAACTGGGCTATGAATATGTTGAAAGCTTAAGGCAGGGACTGGATCAAACCCTGTACCATGTGCCCGGGATCACGGTATTGTTTAAACCCGAAGTGGGCGGCTCCAGCAGCGACGACCCGCTGCAGCTGGTGCTGCAGGGTGCAGATATGGAAACCCTGAGCGAAATCGCCCGGCAGGTAGAGCAGGAATTAAACACTATCAAGGGAGTGACCGATGTCCGTAATAACCTGGGTCCATGGAAAAACCAGGTAAGGCTTGTCGCCAATGCCGAAGCATTAAATTTCCACGGCATTACCGAGCAGGATTTTGCCAGCCAGTTGCGTATTGCCACTGAAGCCGACGAATACGGTAAGTTCAAGATTGCCGGGGTTGAAGACGATTTAAAAATTCGCCTGAGCACCTACTGGGAAAGCCGGGGTGAAGAGATAGGCGGCCCGAGATCTATAGCGGAAATCAGCCTGCTCAACATTTTCACCCCGCAGGGCCACCTGGTGCCGGGAGGTAACCTGGCAGATTATGAATTCACGGCAACGCCACCGGTTTTTACCCATAACAAAACCCAGCGTTCGATTACGGTAAAAGGCAAACTCGAAGGCATCACCGTCGGCGAGGTGATCCAACACCTGCAACCGAGCCTGGAAGCCTTTAAGCAAAACTGGCCCCAAGGCTATAGCTATCATTTTGCCGGTGAGGCACAAAGCTCGGAAGAAACCTACGGCGCTGCCGGCATGGTGTTCGCCGTTGCCATCTTTATGGTCTTTGCCGTGCTTACCCTGGCGCTGAACTCCTTTAAGCTGCCGCTGGTGGTGCTGATCACTATACCTTTGGCGCTGATCGGCACCTTCACCGGTTTCTGGCTGTTCGGCATTCCGTTTTCCTTCCCCGCCATGATAGGTTTGATCGCCCTGGTGGGCATAGTGGTCAACAACGCCATTGTGATGGTAGATACCATGAACAACCATATAGTAGACGGCAAGCCCCTGGTAGAAGCCTGTGCCAGCGGCGCGGCAGACCGCTTACGACCAATTTTAGGCACTACGGTTACCACTATGGTGGGGCTTATTCCGCTGGCCTATAGCGATCCCATCTGGTTCCCCCTGTGTATGGCGATCATCTTCGGCCTGCTGGCATCAACCGTGGTGGCTATGATTGTCATCCCGACAATGTATATGTTAGTCTCGCACCAGCAACAAACCGGGCTTGAAAGCACCAGCCCCTGA
- a CDS encoding efflux RND transporter periplasmic adaptor subunit, with product MSKQKNPGKNSAVPARVSRLTNYLLCIALSCAAFSSASAQQGKNQPVRAVEVKTGTVYDWAFSEGVAQGIRREYLSFEKGGKITFIASDQQNIPLRAGSRVYGPKAGEKFGQLLARVDERADIESVREFEAALNAARLRIDQADSQLKQVKNNLQLAQSSFTRNESIWKKKLIPKEQYDASRTELLNAKESLTTAKAELATAKSQEKSALAQLNQAKVALEKTSIFAPFDGVLRKVNVRQGDYWGGPAGATSDREREASSAMVVVDTSQYEVTLNVPYYAGDKLQENQAVFLSWSSAKLLSAAKNHFSDNSVSQGHVYSVSPSINLEQRAIEVKVHTRSGAGLLKDGMHVTAWIMVDKKEDVTLVPNNAIVTRNNKPFVYRVTDQGQAELVAVQTGIEDLNQVEITDGLSPGMQVITEGKHKVVNGTKVRLVQESVHE from the coding sequence ATGTCAAAGCAAAAAAATCCAGGTAAAAACAGCGCCGTCCCTGCCCGGGTGAGCCGCTTAACAAACTATCTCTTGTGTATTGCCCTAAGTTGCGCGGCTTTTAGTTCGGCTTCTGCACAGCAAGGCAAAAACCAGCCGGTACGGGCGGTAGAAGTAAAAACCGGTACGGTTTACGACTGGGCTTTCAGTGAAGGGGTGGCCCAGGGGATCCGCCGTGAATACCTAAGCTTTGAAAAAGGCGGTAAAATCACCTTTATTGCCAGCGACCAACAAAACATCCCGCTTCGTGCCGGTAGCCGGGTTTATGGCCCTAAAGCCGGGGAGAAGTTCGGCCAGCTGCTTGCCCGGGTAGACGAACGGGCCGATATAGAATCGGTACGAGAATTCGAGGCGGCGCTAAATGCCGCCCGCCTGCGCATTGACCAGGCCGACTCCCAGCTAAAGCAGGTGAAAAATAACTTACAGCTGGCGCAAAGCAGCTTTACCCGCAACGAGTCTATCTGGAAAAAGAAGCTGATCCCCAAGGAGCAATACGACGCTTCCCGCACCGAGCTGTTAAATGCCAAAGAGTCGTTAACCACGGCCAAGGCCGAACTGGCAACGGCCAAAAGCCAGGAAAAATCGGCCCTTGCCCAGCTTAACCAGGCCAAGGTAGCTTTGGAAAAAACCAGTATTTTCGCCCCTTTTGACGGAGTGTTGCGTAAGGTAAACGTGCGCCAGGGGGATTACTGGGGTGGCCCGGCGGGGGCAACCAGCGATCGTGAGCGGGAAGCCTCTTCTGCCATGGTAGTGGTTGACACCAGCCAATACGAAGTAACCCTCAATGTGCCTTATTATGCCGGCGACAAGTTGCAGGAAAACCAGGCGGTATTTCTAAGCTGGAGTTCGGCAAAACTGCTGTCGGCAGCCAAAAACCACTTTAGCGACAACAGCGTCAGCCAGGGTCATGTGTACTCGGTCAGCCCCAGCATTAACCTGGAGCAAAGGGCGATAGAGGTTAAGGTACACACCCGCTCAGGCGCCGGATTACTAAAAGACGGTATGCACGTCACCGCCTGGATCATGGTGGATAAAAAAGAGGATGTCACCCTGGTGCCCAACAACGCCATAGTGACCCGCAACAACAAACCTTTTGTTTACCGGGTAACGGACCAGGGGCAAGCCGAGCTGGTAGCAGTACAAACCGGTATCGAAGATCTGAACCAGGTAGAGATCACCGACGGCCTCAGCCCCGGCATGCAAGTGATCACCGAAGGCAAGCACAAAGTGGTAAACGGCACCAAGGTACGCCTGGTGCAGGAGTCTGTACATGAATAA
- a CDS encoding SRPBCC family protein — protein sequence MLKKIALVIVTIIAIPLVMAIFVKTSYDVEREVVINKPKDEVFNYIRFLKNQNEFSKWANIDPNMTKSYRGIDGEVGFVSAWDSQHEEVGTGEQEIIAIQDGYRIDYELRFLKPFEATEPAYMITEDVSGNQTRVKWGFSGHMDYPMNLMFLFMDFEKIIGDDLQTGLDNLKKIQESQ from the coding sequence ATGTTAAAAAAAATTGCGTTAGTAATAGTGACTATCATAGCCATTCCTTTGGTGATGGCGATATTTGTGAAAACAAGTTATGACGTTGAAAGGGAAGTGGTGATTAATAAGCCTAAGGATGAGGTGTTTAACTATATTCGTTTCCTGAAGAACCAAAATGAGTTCAGCAAGTGGGCCAATATCGATCCCAACATGACCAAGAGCTACCGCGGCATTGACGGCGAAGTTGGTTTCGTTTCTGCCTGGGATTCCCAGCACGAAGAAGTGGGCACCGGGGAGCAGGAAATTATCGCCATTCAAGACGGCTACCGCATCGACTATGAATTAAGGTTTCTTAAACCCTTTGAGGCCACCGAGCCCGCCTATATGATCACCGAAGATGTTTCCGGTAACCAGACCCGGGTGAAGTGGGGTTTTAGCGGCCATATGGACTACCCCATGAACTTGATGTTCCTGTTCATGGATTTTGAAAAAATCATCGGTGACGACCTGCAAACCGGTTTGGACAACTTGAAAAAAATTCAGGAGAGCCAGTAG
- a CDS encoding serine hydrolase domain-containing protein yields MKRLFGIIAGIFLLCFTACGQQEPQTLSHSFHTSAHSIPDSLPQLKQRLELLLILEKIPGMQVALFDEQGVYWQQALGKRDKDKALPVEQDTLFRAGSTTKTFVALAVMQLAGQGKLHLQDKVADLAPEVLIDNPWQATHPVKLVHLLEHSAGLDDMHFRNIYNTSDPGISLLDAVNRDAGALKVRWQPGTRHAYSNPGYGVLGYIIEKFSGQGFEQYIRQHIMQPLAMQHSTMGPSPGQQQRLSRGYSGGEAVPYRDIYLRSAGNLQTRAYELALFGHLLLTRDRQDVLADISGADILQMEQPGTTLAARAGLNYGYGLGLYSSSQSRRLWLGHGGAIAGFLAAYGYSPAIGQGYALVINSDSAHIHTLLGLITRYLAKDYPPGRQIQVGGIDSDIGGYYRMVNNRNEIFSGISYPLNTILIEVQDSEMDMIPVIGEGERLLHVGGQQFRLPGNSHASAVFIKESADGKVFEFDGQYYVESNGFVAWSMPIVLAWALFTVLLTLLYLPVWLINGVSGKLAGKDRLNLRLYPAIASVSLVVAVTALLHLPPEESGQLNWQTLFVCIFTLLFAISSLLGLLQLVKMWRLEPHVGARYFSLVSVSALVVLTLYGWYFNYIGLSLWAW; encoded by the coding sequence ATGAAGCGGCTTTTTGGGATAATCGCAGGGATTTTCTTACTTTGCTTTACTGCCTGTGGACAGCAAGAGCCGCAAACCTTATCCCATTCGTTTCACACTTCCGCCCATTCAATCCCGGACTCCTTGCCTCAGCTAAAACAGCGACTGGAACTTTTGCTGATCCTGGAAAAAATCCCCGGAATGCAAGTCGCCTTATTTGATGAACAAGGGGTCTATTGGCAGCAGGCCCTGGGCAAGCGGGATAAAGACAAGGCTTTGCCGGTAGAGCAAGATACCCTGTTCCGGGCCGGTTCGACCACTAAAACTTTTGTCGCCCTGGCCGTTATGCAGTTAGCCGGACAAGGCAAGCTGCATTTGCAGGACAAGGTTGCAGATTTGGCGCCCGAGGTGCTGATTGACAACCCCTGGCAGGCGACACACCCGGTTAAACTGGTGCATTTGCTGGAACATAGCGCCGGTCTGGACGATATGCACTTTCGCAATATTTATAATACCTCAGATCCCGGGATCAGCCTGCTTGATGCCGTCAACCGGGATGCTGGGGCGTTAAAAGTACGCTGGCAGCCCGGTACCCGGCATGCGTATTCAAACCCGGGTTATGGCGTACTGGGCTATATCATTGAAAAGTTCAGCGGCCAGGGCTTTGAGCAATATATCAGGCAGCATATTATGCAGCCACTGGCGATGCAGCATTCCACCATGGGCCCGTCGCCCGGGCAACAGCAGAGATTAAGCCGGGGGTATAGCGGGGGAGAAGCCGTGCCTTACCGGGATATTTATCTGCGCTCTGCCGGCAACTTGCAGACAAGGGCGTATGAGCTGGCATTGTTCGGCCATTTATTGCTAACCCGTGACCGGCAGGATGTCCTGGCGGATATCAGTGGCGCGGATATATTACAAATGGAACAGCCGGGCACTACTTTGGCAGCCCGGGCGGGCCTTAATTATGGTTATGGTCTGGGGCTCTATTCCAGCAGTCAAAGCAGGCGGCTCTGGTTAGGACATGGCGGCGCCATTGCCGGTTTTTTAGCCGCTTATGGTTATTCGCCGGCAATCGGCCAGGGTTATGCGCTGGTCATCAATTCAGACTCTGCGCATATTCATACCCTGCTGGGGCTGATCACCCGCTACCTGGCAAAGGACTACCCGCCCGGCAGGCAGATACAGGTGGGCGGTATTGATAGCGATATCGGCGGTTATTACCGCATGGTTAATAACCGTAATGAAATCTTCTCCGGTATCAGTTACCCCTTAAATACTATTCTCATTGAGGTACAAGACAGCGAAATGGATATGATACCTGTTATCGGTGAAGGGGAGAGGCTACTGCATGTCGGCGGGCAACAGTTTCGTTTGCCCGGAAATAGTCACGCCAGCGCGGTTTTTATCAAAGAATCGGCTGACGGTAAGGTATTTGAGTTTGATGGGCAATATTATGTTGAGTCAAACGGCTTTGTAGCCTGGAGTATGCCGATTGTTCTGGCATGGGCGTTGTTTACTGTGCTGCTTACCTTGCTGTACCTTCCCGTTTGGCTAATCAATGGCGTTTCGGGTAAGTTGGCGGGAAAAGACCGGCTTAACTTGCGCTTATATCCTGCCATAGCAAGCGTATCTTTGGTTGTGGCGGTAACCGCCTTGCTGCATTTGCCTCCTGAAGAGTCGGGACAGCTGAACTGGCAAACGCTGTTCGTCTGCATTTTTACCCTGTTGTTCGCCATTAGTTCCCTGCTGGGGTTATTACAGCTTGTAAAAATGTGGCGGCTTGAACCGCATGTGGGAGCCAGATATTTTTCCCTGGTTTCGGTGAGTGCCCTGGTGGTGCTGACCCTTTATGGCTGGTATTTTAATTATATCGGTTTAAGTTTATGGGCCTGGTAA